Sequence from the Piscinibacter sp. HJYY11 genome:
GGCCGTGCTCGAGCCGGCCCACGCCCCCACGGCAGGCGGTGCTTCGCCTGAAGTGTTTCAACAGCTGGGCATGATCACGCGCCAGCTGCACGACACCCTGCACCAGCTGGGCGTGATGCCCAAGCTGCAGGACGCGGCCAACAACCTGCCCGACGCGCGCAGCCGCCTGAACTACATCGCCGAGAAGACCGGCAACGCCGCCAACAAGGTGCTGAACTCGGTCGACCAGGCGAAGGTGGAGCACAACTCGATCGCGGCCGAAACCCGCCGCATCGCCGCCGCCATCGTGGCCGACCCGGTCAAGGCCGTGGCCTCCGGCTCGGTGATGAATTTCGTGGGCGACGTCGAGGCTGCCACCGCGCGCATCGACCAGCACCTGACCGACATCATGATGGCGCAGGACTTTCATGACCTGACCGGCCAGGTCGTCGCCAAGGTGGTGTCGCTTGCGGCCGACCTGGAAGACAGCCTGGTGAAGCTGCTGGTGCAAGCTGCACCGCCGGAAGCCCAGAAGGTCATCGAGCACACGACGGAAAAGCTCAACGGCCCGGTGGTCAACCCCGAAGGCCGGACCGACGTGGTCACGAACCAGGGCGAAGTGGACGACCTGCTGGCAAGCCTCGGGTTCTGAACGACTCCACGAAAAGCAAAAGCGGCCCGAGGGCCGCTTTTTTCGCTTCAGCGCCAGGCAGTGCTACTCGCCGCCCACCAGCCCGTTGCGGATCGCGTAGACCGTCATCTCCGAGTTGTTGGAAAGCCCGAGCTTCTCCAGCACCCGAGCCCGGTACACCGACACCGTCTTGGGCGACAAGGTCAGCTCTTCGGCAATGTCGGACAAGCGCTTCCCGGACGCGATCATCACCAGCGTCTGCAACTCCCGATCCGACAGCTTCTCATGCGCCGCCTCGGCCCCAGGCGTGGTCAACGACTCCACCAGCATCTGCGCAATCTCGGGCGTCACGTACTTGCGCCCCTGCCCCACCGTGCGCACCGCCTGCACGATGATGGCCGGGTCACCGCCCTTGTTCACGTACCCGTACGCCCCGGCCCGCAGCGCACGGATCGCGTACTGGTCCTCCGGGTACATCGACACCACCAGCACCCGCATCGTCGTCCCTTCATCCTTGAGGACATGCAGCACGTCGAGCCCGCTGCGCCCCGGCAGGTTGATGTCGAGCACCAGCACGTCGGCCTCGCCCACGGTGCGCATCAGGCTGCGCAGCTCGCCGTAGTCGCCGGCCTCGCCGATCACCTGGATGTCCGGGGCGTCGGAGAGCGTGTCGCGGATGCCGCGCCGGATCAGCGCATGGTCGTCGCAGAGCAGGACTTTGATCATGGGGTGGCTGCCGTGTCAGACAACAACAATCGATGGGTCAGACGATCATAGAGCGCCCCACACCGTGGGGTCGTAGGGGCCG
This genomic interval carries:
- a CDS encoding protein phosphatase CheZ, translated to MKMDDMAVLEPAHAPTAGGASPEVFQQLGMITRQLHDTLHQLGVMPKLQDAANNLPDARSRLNYIAEKTGNAANKVLNSVDQAKVEHNSIAAETRRIAAAIVADPVKAVASGSVMNFVGDVEAATARIDQHLTDIMMAQDFHDLTGQVVAKVVSLAADLEDSLVKLLVQAAPPEAQKVIEHTTEKLNGPVVNPEGRTDVVTNQGEVDDLLASLGF
- a CDS encoding response regulator transcription factor → MIKVLLCDDHALIRRGIRDTLSDAPDIQVIGEAGDYGELRSLMRTVGEADVLVLDINLPGRSGLDVLHVLKDEGTTMRVLVVSMYPEDQYAIRALRAGAYGYVNKGGDPAIIVQAVRTVGQGRKYVTPEIAQMLVESLTTPGAEAAHEKLSDRELQTLVMIASGKRLSDIAEELTLSPKTVSVYRARVLEKLGLSNNSEMTVYAIRNGLVGGE